In Aethina tumida isolate Nest 87 chromosome 2, icAetTumi1.1, whole genome shotgun sequence, the DNA window TGTATTCGCCCCTGCCCCAAAATCTGAGCGACTCCGACTCTGAGAAGGAGATCAGCATGGAGCCAGTGTGCGGGAATTACGGGAACAGCGGCCTAAGCAACAACTTCTCGAGGAACTCCTACAGGCAAAACGGTCATTTAAACTTTCACAACGCCAGTGATGAGGTGCTTAAGGTGAAGAGGGTCAATCCCAAGATGTCCACGATGAGGAAGGCTGCATTTGTTTGTTCTATCCTTTTGTGCTTTTTGCCAGTTATTATATTCCTTTGGGTGTTGCCGTGCTCGGACTCCAACACCTGTCCCATTAAGATATCTAATTGGGAGTATCAGCAGGAAGATATTGAATTTAAGGGTAAAGTAAATGTGGTACATGGTGCCTTTAAGAAGAACTTAAATCTGGCCATACTTTATAAAGGCAGTAAGTTATCAACTACTGTGAAGAACGGTGTCATTTCATTTTTGGGGTCTAGTGGAGCTGTAGCTTGGGACTTCCATCAAGAGCCAGATCCAATTTCAATGGACTGTTCTATAATTGACATTGATGGTAATGGGCTAAATGACTGCTTAATACTCGACGACAAAGGTTTGAAAGCAATCGAGACAGTGTCTGGAACTGTTATCTGGCACGTACAAAGTAGTGAGTCTAAAGGTGCAATAAGTGACTTAAGTAGTCTTGTGAAGTTAACAGACTTCAATAACGATGGCGTCACTGAATTTCTCACTGTGTATGAGGGCAAAAGctttttaattgtgtgtggcAAGACAGGACAagcactaataaaaattaaaacaaactgcAACAACATCACAGACGTAACTTTAAACAAGGATATGGTCAATTATTCATGTCTTAGTGACGCCAAGTTTTATGAAATCCTCCTTGACAACTTCaggcaaaaatataaagaccCCACATTCACCATAAAACCAACAAAACAACTGGGCAAGAACAAAGAACAAATTTATGTGTTGGGCAACCGAAAACTCATAGTAAATAACAATGGCAAATGTCCTGAATGTTATTCAATAGTAACACTTCACACAGACACcgaaaaacaactaaaaacaTGGAACTACAAAGGCTACATCATGAAGCCTGTGACATTCACATTCCAATCAACTAAATCAAACGTCGCCACATTAAAGGGCCATTTGAACGGTTTCATCCTGAAGCTTTGGGACTGGATGGACTCGAAAAAGATGCAAAACCCTTTCAAAAAATCCAAGAGGAGCTTGCCATTAAACAATGACACTTCAATAATATATAGAGTAACAGAAAGAGTGATGCTGATCACCTTCAATTCAACGGATATCCGCCTGATCAACGCCAGCATGGTTGACATCACCCAAATATGCCTGAAGGAAGAGAAAGAAGACTACACGTGCCAACCGGACCACAAGAACCAGGAGGACTCCCTACTGATTGCTGACCTGGACCAAGACCACAGTCAGGAGCTGATCAGCCACACGAGCACGTATTTGAACAGGTCGGAGGGCGGCAAGGAATCGTGGTACCTGATGTCGTATCTCAAGGTCTTCAGGCTGGAAGGGGAACTGCCCAAAATGTACAAACCTAATTAAGCTGAATGTGATGGAAATGGAGTTGGTACAATCAGCTCCCACAGTTATTAAATCAGACCATTTTTCTTAGGCTTAGCACATACAAATATGGGTACTTTAAAAACCAGTAGGATCACtggaaataatttgatttaattgtttaaatcctTGTAGTTGGAGTATTGTGGGTTTTGATTGTGCTACTTTATACAAGAGTGATGATTAGTATTAAGTATATACCAGTTTTGATGGCCATTTATGACCACTTCTCAGTGAGTTAATGTACTGGAACAAACATTCTATTACATTTACctgcattattattattgtgtttaagaaatatttattaacaatctctttattgtattatagaaGTGTATTATCGAGTTTGTGTTTGCCAGTTAGGTTAGTGATCTTGAAAGTACcttaatctatttattaaaatcaaatctcATAACTTGTAAGACTCTTTGCCATagatatttaagatttattggGGTCCAAAAGCActgatttttatgtatttgtctGAAATGGGTTTATCCAATACTTTGGCACTCAGATTAAATACACCTGCCCACTGATTGGTAtttttggataaatttaattgttagcATGACAAAATTAGACATTGGAAAGTGTCTATCTATATATGTACCTAATAAACGATTCTAGTCAATTTTGTAATAGTTTTATTGGGATGTGCgtttgacaaaattttatacatgtttGAAACTAtctgatttaataataatttcaaagctAATGCATATCCTAAAATCCCACATAATGGAGCCTTtctcataataaataacagaCTACAAAAACCAGGGCGAATCCCCTTTGACCGTAGTTCTAGACTAAGACCATGgccaattaatatttcattaaaaatccctttgAAGAATATTTCGAATAGATGCAAGTAGGTAGTACCAATATCCAAGTAGGTAGTACCGGCATCCAAGTAGGTAGTACCGGCATCGGAATAGCTAAAATGATATCCAAGTAGGTAGTACCGGCATCCAAGTAGGTAGTACCGGCATCGGAATAGATAAAATGATATCCAAGTAGGTAGTACCGGCATCAGAGTTGGTAAACTTGATATCCAAGTAGACAAAATTGATAtccaagtaaataaaattcatatccaagtaaataaaattgatatccaAGTAGACAAAATTGATAtccaagtaaataaaattgatatccaAGTAGACAAAATTGATAtccaagtaaataaaattgatatccaAGTAGACAAAATTGATATCCAAGTAGACAAAATTGATAtccaagtaaataaaattgatatccaAGTAGACAAAATTGATAtccaagtaaataaaattgatatccaAGTAGACAAAATTGATATCCAAGTAGGTAGTACCAGTATCCAAGTAGGTAGCACCGGCATCCAAGTAGGTAGTACCGGCATTCAAGTAGGTAGTACCTGCATCCAAGTAGGTAGTACCGGCACCCAGTAGGTAGTACCGGCATCGAATTAAGTCAGGGGTTTAACCCAATTTTCTCCttgaattatgtatttttaaaaaggtttGTCTCACCAATGAACATaactttgtaaaaataaaaataaaatgaatattttttgaatcatatattttatgaagagGTAGAAAATAAAAGTCAACATTTAAATGCAATacttaacattaatatatttttaaatattatattacattgaaACATTCTACATACAATTTCTACAGTAAAGTTTTTAGGTTTCTGAAGAATTATGTACAatcacttaaattaatttcataaaattttgaactgTATTTACAGGAAAAAGATATCACATATTTTGAAGTAATTGCACTTGATGCAGCAATTcgataaaaatgtacataattCTTGGTAAacccatttttaaaaatgcaaatgaACCTGTCATATAAAACCCTGTTAGTTTTGTTTATGATATcagaaaaattacaataccAACTAGTAAAACCAAACCTACAAACTATGTATTGTACAGAATTGTAATAAATCCATCCTAGAAATCATCGTCAACCACTGCGCCCTTAATCACGTGCTCTTTAAAGAATATaggttttgtaattttgatgtagTGGGATTAAGGGGGTAGTACAAGGATGTTTTCTTTACAACTAATCACCCGTTAAGTAACATTACCATATCAATAAATCATCGTTGCCTTAATCACAATCTAGTTTTGTACAATATCAGTCAAAAGATTATATTACACATATATtacacttaattatttaaattagttttccatacaaatacaaaaaatcaaCAGGAAATCATTGATCTTTAAACAATTGCTACTTTTTATGTACCCAATCAATAAACATAACACaacttaacatttaaagaGACAATTTCCTGCGAAGGAACATATTTCTATCCACAATTCTGTActgaatacataaatttttacttgattttaATAACCGTAACCttactgtaaaaaaaatcttatagtAACTTACAAGACGTAGCGATATTCGTCATAAGTTTTGGACCACATCGATTGTTTGAAACAGACTTATCATTTGCAATAAACCAAACATTTGCGGGAAAATGTTGAGACAAATTTTCAGCCTTTagtagtgttttttttttcatcaagGTACATCAAAGACTATCTCTAACATCTATCAAAAGGTAGAcgagaaacaaatatttatttatagatctATTGTCTGCACAAACACATTCTAATCAAAATAAAGTAGTAAAAAACCATACCAGTTACCATTtgcataatataaaaaacataaaaaataaaagcaaattcACATGAATTCATAAAAAGGAATAGTATGAAAACTAAGTTAAATTCCACGAGGAAtcgtaattatataaacatttaaattgaaacatgCACAATATTTTTTCGAGATTAACGATAGATCATTAGAACCACGTGGGGGGCGGGGGCTAAGTGGCAGTCAACCAGCAATCTTTTAACGTGTTAATTCCAGTTTGGTTGCAAGCTCTCACAACGGAAAGGTGCAACAGTCGCAACAAAGTTTAAGTTCCTGTTGCAGCTCTCCGTGTTGTTCCAATCGAGGGAGACAAATACACTAGGGTTGTCACATTAAATCTATAATGTAGTAACATATTTACAGAGGGACGTGAGGGAAATGTACATGGCAGAAAACAACAAGATTAAAAACGCGGACATCCGATGAGAAATACTGctgaatgtttaaaaatgcatattttgGACGATTTCAGTAATTTGTACTACCATAAAAGCGTCAACTATAAGCaatcacaatttatttcaccttatttacacaattaaattagatatcgCCAACCGGAAAAAAAGGATTCTTACATTTttggtattaattataaaaattcagtcacaattcataacacatacaACACATTGTACATCCGCAATGACTTAGAAGTTTGTGCaatttaaagctaaaaattacTAGACTCGGCGGCCCAATTGACTTGAGCCAACCCTAGAAGTCTCCACCACACCAGCACAGACATGACGTGGATGGTGAGGTGGAGACGAGGTCCCTCAAGGGGCTAAGGTggcgttaaataaaaaaatactatcaCTATAATACACATCACGCAGTTCAATAACTATCAGAGATATTTGGCCCGATGGCGTGATTCGTCGCTACCCACAGCACGAGCCACGTCACCGGGTTGAACGGGCGCCGAGTCCACGGTACAGGAGCctactaaaaaaaaatggagtAGCAACACTGCTGCTAATGGCATTATTTGTCATGACAGAAAATTATCACAGTAAAATGTAACTTAAACTTACAACATATACAAACATTGAACAATATCTAACTACATTAATTGCTTATAGTTGCGGgacatgtattaattaatcgaCACAAGGAGAATCATCgttcaaaattcaataataaatcatcTACACTTAATTTACACCAAGGCACCCTAAAgataaatgttcaaaataacCAATTTTAAGCACCAACCAGAATAAAACTCATTGCTACTTTTTAGGAAATAGAAAAGTCActtgtattttaaatcaaataataatttgcttcataatataaatttgactttaattataaaaaactgtagATAAGTtgcttttttttctttacaagTAATAACCATCTACCGTTAATCCTATATGGATGTGGGACCTACActcttaaaacatttttgtaatttctatTGTAATTCATGTTCCTGTAAAACGCAGGGGTCAGTGGATATGGGGGGCCATCACATCTATACAAAGGacgattttgattaaaattaaagttcatctgaaacaaataaaaacaaaaacgttaGTATTAAACTCTGACGAATTGTTGTGGGCTtaagttcaatttaaaattccacTGTGTGATCTAACATGATGGGCGCATGCGCACTACTTAGACAAAGCAATTGCGGTGTAGCACTGCGCATGTGTACATCGGTTTCAACGATTCCaacactataaatatttattaatatacgtCTGCGGTTTCTTACCAAGATAACTGATAATTCCTTATAACTGATATGTTTCTACTAAAAGCTCTAGTCACAGTACACATGATTGTcaacaaatattacatatataagtaataaagtGGTCAGAATATGGACAAAGTTCattacattgaattttaagatactctatactaaattttaacatgaTTGGTCCAAAGTTTTCAGAAATTAGAGGAAGaaacaattattgaaatttaaatttgagggggcgtattttcttcaggaaaaaaaaatgtatttaagacTTCTTTAATTATGGAAAGTATTCTAATTGTCCCAAATTTTGGAAACaccttatattataataataatctattggactcagtaatttagcataaaaatgaacattttaattggtattatttaccataattttgaataaataattaaaaatatatattgttatcgAAAGAGTACTAAACTTTATACCTTTGAATGCTACAGTGGCAAAATTTGAGTATGAAGCTGCTATTAATACGAACCAACCGTTGATTGAccaataaaaaacatgtaatCGATTACGTGCTTAACTGAATGGGCTATATTTCTTCGTACCTAGTTTGAATAGAGTATAAATTCCATACAAACTcagttaatttatgtttttcagtACCAACTGATATTTGAATTCCCCTAGAAAATCACTAGAACAAAATGGCTTctgttatgaaattaattttttaaatttcaaatgctTACAgatgtttgtttttgttctttcttttttatttaaatcgttATTTatccttattaattatttaacaataatttggcaataaataagtaaattttatcaaacatcaaaatcataacCTCAAAATGTGTATCAACAATTGATcatgttttgataaaataagttGTTATTTGATCAATTTCTAAGTAAGTAACGCGGTTTGCCCCTTCATCTTTATCTTTATTGACTtgatataatacataaatttaatcaaatacattattaaactTAACCTCAAAATTTCATCATGTGTTTGTAAATAGATATTTGATCAGTTTCCAGGTAAGGTAACGTGATCCGGGTATTTTCGATCACACAGTGGAAATTCCAGACGCAAGCCAGAAACGAAATACATGTGCGCATTAATCCCGTATAACCACATGTGTTCCACATAGTTGAACCACgtaattatataatgttaaaaCCGACAGTTTGTCAAACGCAGATTCATATTAGCTGCTGCAGACAAAAAGCTTCCGTTTACGAGCCACATGTACCGTTCATTTTTTGTGTTCGGACGTAGCGAGAACAACTGCATGTTTATAACAATCGGGAGAGTTCCTGTTGCATCGCAAATTCACATTAGTCTTGcataagattatttaaacCGTGTAAATCGGTTGGTTTGGCGACAGGTCGGCGACCCCCCGTTCGGCCCAAACGGACAACAAGCTCATTATGCAAGAATAACATCGATATCCTACTACTACATACACTGGTGGAAATacgtatggaatatttattgtacttGTTACTCatgttacttaatgtttttCCTAAATTGTAGCCTAATCTAATTCACTGCAAGATGGGTCCCTTAATCACAATGATCATTATACTCATGGGTTCTTACTTGTTTAATAACTGGACtggaaaaagtatggaatatggAATAATGACTCAAAtacttcaatattttgtggctTCTATCACTGATTGACGTCTTTTAGGCATATAATCTACCAGTCTGTCCAGAGGAAATTGTTGCCACTGCTCCTGTAGGCTTTTGATGAGCACTCCAAGTGTTTTCAACAAAGTTCAACTactaaaaatccaatttttaagaatattccatacttttccCTCCATTGTATGTCACAATTCTTTGCATGTCGTACACTGACGCTTCGGATTTGCCAATCGCAGTGGAAACTCGATGAAAAACCGTTTAGGTTCGTGTAAATTGGCATCGGTAAAAGCATACTTGTGTTCTAACGAGTTCGCTTCGTTCCAAATCCATAGGTCAGGGAAACACGTCCAACAACAATGCATCCAAAGTTAATTGGGGGCAACAAACAAACAAGAGTTGTTGGTCACGTGTACGTCATGCCAAGAACtcgcaatattaaaaaattaaaataaaaaatcatattacttttctcatttAAGTCCTAGGCCATAACTGCTAACGTGTCATTCACGGTTTCTGTCAATCTGTCGGTGTGGGCCTGTTAAGCAGActgtttttgatttatttaataaaataattcggcGCTACAAGACAACAAGACATGCAACGTTTTACAACTACGGATCGTGTATAAACATGCAATCGATCGTCCTTCTATAACACAGTTCCAGGATAACGATCTCTACGCTaccattaaacaaaaaaaaaataaacaaagacgtgttgttttttatacaacaAACGGGGAGTTCTTTACACAGAAAGCataaatgcatatttataaCCGACAAGTATGATAATACGGTCTTAATGTATGTTAATGGAATTCTCGGAACATTAACTATAgcacaattgaaaataaccatcgtattttatttatttctgtggACGTTGTTCATTAACAGCTGCACTGCCAGAGAAATAAGTCtaagttttgtatataaaaactaaatactaAACGTAGTTAACCCACTTTCTGTGCACACACTCGTTTTATTAAGATTGCgtcattaatataaacaaatttaaaaactggacgagcaaataaaaacctattagAGCAAAGTGACATGcatgtgataaaatatttatagttcatAACTAACACATGGTTTGAAACTCTCTcgacaaaaactaaaataaaccaaaaccactaagtaagtaagtaagtaagtacGAAACGGTCCGGACACAAGACTACAAAAGACCAAAaggataaaaacattttatgtacCTCTCGGGGCGATTGCTTCACCCGCAGAGATGGGACAGCCATGTTAGAGTGGTTCCTGTACTTGACTGGGTAGTAGTCCAGGGGGTACCTCTGGTGCATGTgcttttgtacttttttcggttTGTCCTGGAGCGGTGTAGATGGTGGCGACGGCGTCGGTGTTGAACTCGTGCTTTCCGACGACGACGACGCCGACGACGACGAGCTCTCCGACGGGAACGTTGCTAGTGTACAGTACGAACCTTCAGATTCGCCAAGTCTGgaacgaaataaattattaaatgttgaattaaAGGGTAATGCGcagtttgtttaaacaaaaccGTGCCGGATTTATCAGTTTGTATTTTTAGATTCAGATTAATGGAACGACGAGGATGAGATAAAATTGGGTCTGttcattgtaaatatttttcaacgtgCATAAAAATTCCGTAATCTCATTTTGATATTGGTACAATGGGGGCATTAAAAGACATAAAAGTATCCCATACTActcaaaatgaatattttgaaacaaaaatagtttaatttcatttaatattaacaaatttaagttgaaaaaaatagtaattttatgaaaaaattaagattttatttaatattgagaaAGTTACGTacacaaaactaaaaataaaagtgttggatgttaaaaaattaaagttttttctaaattatatgatGTAGGATTCGAGTTGGAGTGCCCCAATTAAGTTAAACTCGACGTGAGGCGAAGTTGCAAGgttctgaatttattataaaacgagATACGATCCGTTTCGCAACGTcctgtaataaaatatcctttataaaaaaaaatctacatGTATCcttcattataattacaatgtgATTGGGTTTTTGCTTAcgtgattaatttataatttgtcgtTTTCATGATGAAACAAACCCATTTCATTATAGAcataaaatcatgaaaaactCTTTGAAGGGGGGACACATTAGCGGTAACACAGGAGTGaccaatatttgtttaaatttgccataaataaacaaaaacaggtTGTGGCCTGGCTCAAATTAACCGTTTTGGTCGGTCacatttaaaaacatgttttcaaaTTCACGGACGTTCAAACTTGTATTGTATTGGAATGggcaacaaataaataactggACGTGcggtaatatttaaaatatgtatgttgcATACGATGAATACGATAAAACATGCCTTTATTACtgtcattataattatttctacatATTGGCTTTGTTTAAtcacatatttgataataataaaccacacgtatttggtatttaattgTAAGTGGGTTGGAATTTTgatgtaattaaacaaaaaatggattaatatgtaatttattacgtGCCCAACCGACgacgtttaaattatttaaactattgcGCCAGGGACTCGGTTTAAATAGTCTGTTGTTCGATGATTGAATTGAATCCCCGGCAAAGTGTGCATGTAAGGCCGTAAACAATTGTCTTAGGTCACACATCTCGGGGTCAACGCATATATAGCTGCgacttttattgaataacGATTAGTTTGAGTCGTTTAAGCCGTAAACATTTAGCTAGTTTTCgttcaaataattcatttaaatgtaatgcgcattttttaattcggGAATTAGGACGTAATTGGTTCAAATAAACAACGAAATCGAAGATGGATTATTGGGAcagtcattaaaatataaaacaattgttttacaTAACAAATGTGCAgtgaaacaaatatattattattattaaaattttgctttactgcataaattaattatagtctTAATGTTAGGCAAGAATTTTTACTGGAAATGTTGTTAAGGTttgtaagaaattataatttcatatttttatgtaaactgGAGTTTAAAGTCCagaatacaattaaaacataacactGGAGTGACTGCTGCATTTTgtgacaatttatttcatttaaatctgTCATTAGAAAACAGAAAAAGGGTAAATCAAGATACAGACagtcaaaactatttttttttaactgaatattaatttgtatttcctGAAATTTCTTTACTGATTTGTCAATCATATTTCTTCACTAGTATTAtaaagaaatcaatatttagaaaGAATTTTCTGTTAAATGGAATTATTCACGAAAATGAAGTTTACGTAAAGTTAGAAGTatgcattttatatttcctgTAAATCTTTTACTGacttttctataatatttcttCAGTAATATTACAAAGGAacagatatttatataaatataaaatactcaaTATTCTGTTAAATGGAATTATTCACGTAAATAAAGTTTACCTAAAGATAAAAgtctgaattttatatttcctgtAAATCCTTTActgatttttcaatatttcttcattAGTATTAcaaagaaatcaatatttagaaagatataaattaatcaattttctgttaaatggaattatttaCGAAAATGAAGTTTACGTAAAGTTAAaagtatgaattttatatttcctgtAAATCCTTTactgatttttcaataatatttcttcaGTAGTATTACAAAGgaacacatatttataaaaatataaattactcaaTTTTCTGTTAAATGGAATTATTCACGTAAATGAAGTTTACCAAAAGATAAAAgtctgaattttatatttcctgtAAATCCTTTACTGATTTTTCAATcatatttcttcattattattacaaagaaatcaatatttagaaagatataaattaatcaattttctgTTAAATGGAATTATTCACGTAAATGAAGTTTACCAAAAGATAAAAgtctgaattttatatttcctgtAAATCctttactgattttttaatcatatttctaCATTAGTATTATAAAGAAAtcgatatttagaaaaatataaattactcaaTTTTCTGTTAAATGGAATTATTCACGTAAATGAAGTTTACGTAaagataaaagtataaatttattgatgaaatgattaaaagattaataaataatttaaatttcattctttTAGTTTTACGTAAACTTCATTTACGTGAATATTTTCTGTGACCagaataataatatctttAGTTTGCAGTTCTATTTTTGCTCTTTAAACAGTGTTTTTATCtggttaaaaatatacacagtGGCACAGTAAAATGGTCTCTTAAGACCATTTCTTTTCATCCCCATTACTGCCAAATATTGAGATATGATGAACTCTCAGCTTCAGCTTTGAGCAGACTAAATTGACCACTGATACTAACTGaacatcaaaaattgaaagaaatttgACCCAGTCCTGAGTCAACGTCACCGACCACAGATAACGTAAATCGCCTGTAAAAATCATCACCTTATCAACGCTTCATTATTTTGATAGTGACGTATCGAatggaacaaaacaaaaataccaGTCAAGTCACTGACTTGGTGTTTTCGTTTGGCGTTTATTGCGCGTCAATTTTACAACCACATTTCGAGGCAATGTGGGCAAAGAGCACACCATACCCGAATGCGGCACTTTGGACCAGCCAGCCCGGTGTTTACCTCAACGGTCAAGGCTGAGACGGTGTGTGAGTCTGCCTTAATTAATAACCaccattgtaatatttataaacaacatttcGGCGTAGTGTTGacgaataaagtttattaatcgTTGGTTCGTCGAAAGTGGCACTCCAATTAGATTTGTTTGGCTATAAAACAATCCGCATCGGATTAATTACCATTGTTATCATCACGTTCTTCGATCAGATGGATTTGTTTCGGCGAATTGCGTTTTAAACTGCGATTTCGTTGGGT includes these proteins:
- the LOC109600552 gene encoding protein BTG2 isoform X2, with the protein product MKEEILAAVMFFIRFIEKNGTITRDQLDNFKKHLTDLLEARFDKHWFPDVPTKGQGYRCIRVNGVSPVDLTLEKAAVKCGLSYSDLRLPQELTVWVDPSEVCYRLGESEGSYCTLATFPSESSSSSASSSSESTSSTPTPSPPSTPLQDKPKKVQKHMHQRYPLDYYPVKYRNHSNMAVPSLRVKQSPREAHTDRLTETVNDTLAVMA
- the LOC109600546 gene encoding uncharacterized protein LOC109600546: MANSLQGVYSPLPQNLSDSDSEKEISMEPVCGNYGNSGLSNNFSRNSYRQNGHLNFHNASDEVLKVKRVNPKMSTMRKAAFVCSILLCFLPVIIFLWVLPCSDSNTCPIKISNWEYQQEDIEFKGKVNVVHGAFKKNLNLAILYKGSKLSTTVKNGVISFLGSSGAVAWDFHQEPDPISMDCSIIDIDGNGLNDCLILDDKGLKAIETVSGTVIWHVQSSESKGAISDLSSLVKLTDFNNDGVTEFLTVYEGKSFLIVCGKTGQALIKIKTNCNNITDVTLNKDMVNYSCLSDAKFYEILLDNFRQKYKDPTFTIKPTKQLGKNKEQIYVLGNRKLIVNNNGKCPECYSIVTLHTDTEKQLKTWNYKGYIMKPVTFTFQSTKSNVATLKGHLNGFILKLWDWMDSKKMQNPFKKSKRSLPLNNDTSIIYRVTERVMLITFNSTDIRLINASMVDITQICLKEEKEDYTCQPDHKNQEDSLLIADLDQDHSQELISHTSTYLNRSEGGKESWYLMSYLKVFRLEGELPKMYKPN
- the LOC109600552 gene encoding protein BTG1 isoform X1, which codes for MKEEILAAVMFFIRFIEKNGTITRDQLDNFKKHLTDLLEARFDKHWFPDVPTKGQGYRCIRVNGVSPVDLTLEKAAVKCGLSYSDLRLPQELTVWVDPSEVCYRLGESEGSYCTLATFPSESSSSSASSSSESTSSTPTPSPPSTPLQDKPKKVQKHMHQRYPLDYYPVKYRNHSNMAVPSLRVKQSPREMNFNFNQNRPLYRCDGPPYPLTPAFYRNMNYNRNYKNVLRV